One window from the genome of Epinephelus fuscoguttatus linkage group LG3, E.fuscoguttatus.final_Chr_v1 encodes:
- the hmx1 gene encoding homeobox protein HMX1, with translation MTDKLTDNQAATSSRASSFFIENLLGKGRSGHESVSDRSRGEAGVETVSTGRVLNGHHADASTPVPDGCSSTARSPYRDLPLQWYRGETALNFRALETPQSPRDNTSSDDHCCSISTSDRCSPAVSEPITEDSDETDRKTGDSNLTDDNEDAHNGFDARSEHDGSSDPSSTRKKKTRTVFSRSQVFQLESTFDVKRYLSSSERAGLAASLHLTETQVKIWFQNRRNKWKRQLAADLEAAHIPHSTQRIVRVPILYHEGPTPTAAVGFNLNGHPLSPPLAGFSSSINYPLSSFAHSMSMLRSQMTGLV, from the exons ATGACGGATAAGCTAACGGACAACCAGGCTGCCACTTCATCGAGGGCGTCGTCGTTTTTTATCGAGAACCTACTGGGCAAGGGGCGGAGTGGACATGAGTCGGTGTCGGACAGGAGCCGTGGGGAAGCTGGTGTGGAGACAGTCTCCACCGGCCGAGTCCTGAACGGACATCACGCCGACGCAAGCACTCCAGTGCCAGATGGCTGCAGCTCCACAGCTCGGTCCCCGTACAGAGACTTGCCGTTGCAGTGGTACCGCGGGGAGACTGCCTTAAACTTCAGAGCTTTGGAAACACCACAGA GTCCAAGAGATAATACAAGCTCAGACGACCACTGCTGCTCCATATCGACGAGTGATAGATGCTCTCCTGCCGTATCTGAACCGATAACGGAGGACAGCGACGAAACCGATAGGAAAACAGGCGATAGCAACCTGACAGACGACAACGAGGACGCGCACAACGGCTTTGACGCACGGTCAGAGCACGACGGGTCCTCGGATCCGAGCTCCACCCGGAAGAAGAAGACGCGTACAGTGTTCAGCCGCAGTCAGGTGTTCCAGCTGGAGTCTACCTTCGACGTGAAACGCTACCTGAGCAGCTCAGAGAGAGCGGGGCTGGCAGCGTCCCTCCACCTGACAGAGACTCAGGTCAAAATCTGGTTCCAGAACCGGAGGAATAAATGGAAGAGACAGCTGGCGGCGGACCTCGAGGCTGCGCATATCCCACACTCGACGCAGCGGATTGTCAGGGTGCCCATTCTGTATCACGAGGGACCCACACCCACTGCAGCAGTGGGTTTCAACCTGAACGGACATCCACTTTCTCCACCCCTCGCGGGCTTCTCCAGCTCCATCAACTACCCTCTGTCCTCGTTTGCCCACTCCATGAGCATGTTAAGATCACAGATGACCGGCTTGGTGTAA
- the hmx4 gene encoding H6 family homeobox 4, which yields MNKVDAPCRPAASLKFTIDNILNLKTSGRNCDSCHPAGLQDDSATAMRKDGFQSHHEEHVVQQRQDPGSRLNERELITDCNGATESVIISRGDPTKAREVRFESGDSSCDDSSSTTTATDTHKGGNPAKKSKIITKKKTRTIFSKRQIFQLESTFDMKRYLSSAERACLASSLQLTETQVKIWFQNRRNKLKRQISTEIDGPVNDFPETGKPVVVGQLPALYKESNLLGRCLLPMPLPVVYPGSSTPYLCFSNASKYFSLYDGDV from the exons ATGAACAAAGTGGACGCACCATGTCGACCCGCCGCCTCTCTGAAATTCACTATTGACAACATCCTCAATCTCAAGACAAGCGGGAGGAACTGTGACAGTTGTCACCCCGCCGGACTGCAGGATGACTCGGCCACGGCGATGCGTAAAGACGGTTTCCAAAGCCACCACGAGGAGCACGTAGTCCAGCAGCGACAGGACCCGGGCAGCAGGCTCAACGAGAGAG AGTTGATCACAGACTGCAACGGAGCAACGGAATCTGTCATCATCAGCCGCGGAGACCCGACGAAGGCGAGGGAGGTGCGCTTCGAAAGCGGGGACAGCAGCTGCGACGACAGCAGCTCCACTACCACGGCCACGGACACCCACAAAGGAGGCAACCCTGCCAAGAAGAGCAAAATAATAACGAAAAAGAAAACGCGCACTATTTTTTCCAAGAGACAGATTTTCCAGTTGGAGTCTACCTTCGACATGAAACGCTATCTGAGCAGCGCAGAGCGCGCCTGCCTCGCCAGTTCCCTCCAGCTTACGGAGACCCAGGTGAAAATATGGTTTCAGAACCGCAGGAATAAATTGAAACGGCAAATATCGACCGAAATCGACGGACCTGTTAACGATTTTCCCGAGACTGGAAAGCCCGTGGTGGTGGGGCAGCTCCCGGCCTTGTACAAAGAGAGCAACCTGCTGGGGAGATGCCTGCTGCCCATGCCTCTGCCCGTTGTATACCCGGGGAGTAGCACGCCTTACCTCTGCTTCTCAAACGCCAGCAAGTACTTCAGCCTGTATGACGGGGACGTATGA